The proteins below come from a single Tribolium castaneum strain GA2 chromosome 9, icTriCast1.1, whole genome shotgun sequence genomic window:
- the LOC103312522 gene encoding slit homolog 1 protein: MIVLLILILEVVTIVQGGCPIRCTCTQNSITCVQSSLEYVPYFESLDNNPVIIDLSGNPITLIDIDDFSFDKSDQVKEIYLNSTSLSIIDDHAFDELENLQELYLSDNLLHYFPEEIIRSNENMVLLDLSSNYFAEMPKIQSKSLEVLAIANSRIERIGDDALDALPNLRILLLQQNNLKSVNPVIFSGMNNLFFVGLAHNPWLCDCKTVELFEFLISKRFVDVTEPVRCQNEKKIFVELGGKCADFNVTKPSNEIIVTTEFDNDFYYALMLFVAIITSLVLGATCGTCITYKFLTRSVKMSESKNALLYDLRV; this comes from the coding sequence ATGATTGTGCTTTTAATTCTAATTTTGGAAGTAGTGACCATAGTCCAAGGCGGGTGCCCCATCCGTTGTACTTGCACCCAAAACTCAATAACTTGTGTCCAGTCAAGTCTAGAGTACGTGCCTTATTTCGAAAGTCTGGATAACAACCCCGTCATAATCGACCTTTCGGGGAACCCCATAACATTAATCGACATCGACGATTTCAGCTTTGATAAAAGCGACCAAGTCAAAGAGATTTATCTAAACAGTACCTCCTTAAGCATTATTGACGATCACGCCTTTGACGAGCTTGAAAACTTGCAAGAACTCTACCTCAGCGATAATTTATTGCACTATTTCCCCGAAGAAATCATTCGGAGTAACGAGAACATGGTGCTATTGGACTTGTCGAGTAATTATTTTGCCGAAATGCCCAAAATTCAGTCCAAGAGTTTGGAGGTTTTGGCGATTGCTAATTCGCGAATTGAACGGATTGGTGATGACGCTTTGGACGCGTTACCAAATTTGCGCATCTTGCTTTTGCAACAGAATAACTTGAAGAGTGTTAATCCGGTGATTTTCTCGGGGatgaataatttgttttttgtgggGCTGGCCCACAATCCGTGGCTGTGTGATTGCAAGACGGTTGAATTATTCGAGTTTCTGATAAGTAAACGGTTTGTTGATGTTACGGAACCGGTGCGGTGCCAAAACGAGAAGAAAATTTTCGTGGAATTGGGCGGAAAATGCGCCGATTTCAACGTTACAAAGCCGAGTAACGAAATTATAGTGACGACCGAATTTGACAATGATTTTTACTACGCTTTGATGCTTTTTGTTGCGATTATTACGAGTCTGGTTTTGGGGGCGACTTGCGGCACTTGTATCACGTACAAATTCCTGACTAGGAGTGTGAAGATGAGCGAGAGTAAAAATGCGCTGCTTTACGACTTGAGGGTTTAA
- the LOC658931 gene encoding cytochrome b-c1 complex subunit 8: MGHGFGQLYKLRGIITYRLSPFELKAFSGILSHGVPNSLRRIKDEILYVVPPLLMGYVIYDQVEKEHHRLMRKNPADYENDQ, translated from the exons ATGGGGCACGGTTTTGGTCAATTATATAAACTGCGCGGAATCATCACGTACCGACTATCACCATTTGAACTTAAGGCCTTCTCTGGCATTCTCTCACACGGAGTTCCAAACAGTTTGAGACGCATCAAGGACGAGATCTTATACGTTGTACCTC CCCTTCTTATGGGTTACGTGATCTACGACCAAGTTGAAAAAGAACACCACCGACTGATGCGAAAAAACCCAGCTGATTACGAAAATGAtcaataa
- the Dnz1 gene encoding LOW QUALITY PROTEIN: palmitoyltransferase ZDHHC7 (The sequence of the model RefSeq protein was modified relative to this genomic sequence to represent the inferred CDS: deleted 1 base in 1 codon): MFLKDPCGVCCILITYVSVFYADYVIVKWVVLQSMVNSLWGSFNVVMFNTVILFLCMAHFRAVFTDPGTLPLFPSKLDFSDMHSSESGITWQRFRPPFNKNNSGCDYVDWTVCTRCEIYRPPRAHHCRICRRCIRRMDHHCPWINNCVGERNQKYFLQFLIYVGVLSVYAIVLVSVSWITECKDCSQEIPIKQARIMHSVVLLLISALFGMFVSAILVDQIQAIVTDETAVEHVQNQGPYRPHKPKMTLLSDVFGREHPLLWLLPCSSTKRKLDTPLINHHV; the protein is encoded by the exons ATGTTTCTGAAAGACCCTTGCGGTGtttgttgcattttaataacttATGTTTCGGTTTTTTACGCCGATTATGTTATAGTTAAATGGGTGGTGTTGCAATCGATGGTTAATAG TTTATGGGGTTCCTTCAATGTGGTCATGTTCAATACTGTAATTTTATTCCTGTGTATGGCCCACTTTCGGGCTGTTTTCACAGACCCTGGAACTTTGCCTTTGTTTCCCAGTAAATTGGACTTTTCCGATATGCATTCCTCTGAGTCTGGTATTACATGGCAAAGATTTAGGCCtccttttaacaaaaataattct gGCTGTGATTATGTTGATTGGACGGTTTGCACACGTTGCGAAATTTACAGGCCCCCAAGGGCGCATCATTGCCGCATTTGCAGGCGGTGTATTCGAAGAATGGACCATCATTGTCCTTGGATTAATAATTGTGTGGGCGAACGCAACCAAAAGTATTTCCTTCAGTTTCTTATTTATGTCGGAGTATTATCTGTTTATGCAATAGTATTGGTCAGTGTTTCGTGGATAACGGAGTGTAAAGACTGCAGTCAGGAAATTCCAATCAAGCAGGCCAGAAT aatgCATTCAGTAGTTCTGCTACTGATAAGCGCCCTGTTTGGCATGTTCGTTTCTGCGATTCTTGTGGACCAAATCCAAGCCATTGTAACAGACGAGACGGCTGTAGAACACGTACAAAACCAAGGTCCTTATCGCCCCCATAAACCAAAAATGACACTTCTGAGCGATGTTTTTGGACGCGAGCACCCTCTTTTGTGGCTTTTGCCTTGTTCTTCCACCAAGCGAAAACTCGATACTCCTTTAATTAATCATCATGTTTAA
- the Tnpo-SR gene encoding transportin-3: MDSKPSLNLVYAAVSALYNNPNTTEKERASQWLGELQKSVHAWTIADELLHHKRDLESCYFGAQTMRTKIHHSFHELPTEAHESLRNSLLEHISQINEDTNTVIVTQLCLALADLILQMPTWQQAALDLINRFTTTNMWPLLEILTVLPEELESRSVRLGENRRIVMLEDLKSCAGTVNDFLTHCSNTYGNNWQENVQINVKILRCFTSWVSVGAITLNDIANNVVISRAFSILNYKPEGDKPQSVAGSLHDAASDCICTLLQCLEDNNNQQILETYLFNNVINLEIVYHLSVANEDQEKSINYCRIFTELAESFLEKIINSCSTKSFHYAIKVLDLVLICVGHHEYEVAEITFNLWYVLSEELYQKNSKELTELFRPYVERLITALCRHCQMEPDHEGLLEDGDDFKDFRLKVSDLVKDVVFIVGSSSCFRQMFVNLQAPGVTWDSSEAALFIMQAVAKNVLPSENEVVPKVVEAILSLPETTHIAVKYTSVMLLGELCEWIEKHPNTLDPILNFLVCCLPQAGVGAAAAISLQSICATCNDHMPRHVPVLLQLLQQVDTFAITNNAVIGLVKGVAAIVGCMPHCDLTDAMRKLCSMQLNPLCQLIEQDVVPVRGTKSDPVLWLDRLSSVLRNVNVRLYEGQVHPCKPVILEVWPVLSRTFDKYQNDLRIMERCCRSVRFMLRCVSQQVCELLQSLVSQIVRIYATYKHSCFLYVGSILVDEYATDPNCVQGLLDMLQAFIEPTFQLLQEENGLRNHPDTVDDFFRLCSRLMQRAPVPILQCGALVHILQCSLMACTLDHKEANTSVMKFFYDLINTGKCGKNQIDFEQRKVLVTSILNEYGQQLVTNLLHACVFYLHSYMLSEVADVFVELLEFDREATSKWLANGLDTLPKESNGGIMSATPQQLNDIHASMTRSDTSKSVTHALKDLTRFYR, translated from the exons ATGGATTCTAAGCCGAGTTTGAACTTGGTGTACGCGGCCGTGTCCGCTCTGTACAACAATCCGAACACAACCGAGAAAGAAAGAGCCTCGCAATGGCTCGGAGAGCTCCAAAAATCC GTCCATGCGTGGACAATCGCCGACGAACTGCTCCACCACAAACGTGATCTGGAATCATGTTATTTTGGGGCACAAACAATGAGGACGAAGATTCATCACTCGTTTCACGAATTGCCAACAGAAGCTCATGAATCTTTGCGAAATTCGCTTTTGGAGCACATTAGTCAAATTAATGAGGACACTAATACTGTTATTGTGACTCAGTTGTGTCTAGCTTTGGCCGATTTGATTCTACAGATGCCCACATGGCAGCAGGCGGCTCTAGATTTGATTAATAGGTTTACAACCACTAATATGTGGCCCTTGCTGGAGATTTTGACCGTTCTGCCGGAAGAACTCGAAAGCCGGTCTGTTAg gTTGGGCGAAAACCGTCGTATTGTGATGCTGGAGGACCTGAAATCGTGCGCTGGCACCGTCAACGACTTCCTCACTCATTGTTCCAACACTTACGGCAATAATTGGCAAGAAAACGTCCAAATCAACGTAAAAATTCTACGTTGTTTCACATCTTGGGTGTCAGTTGGAGCAATCACTCTAAATGATATTGCCAATAATGTGGTGATATCGCGTGCTTTCTCAATTCTAAACTATAAACCAGAAGGCGACAAACCTCAAAGTGTGGCCGGTTCGTTACACGATGCCGCCTCTGATTGCATTTGCACGTTATTACAATGCCTCGAAGACAACAACAATCAACAAATCCTCGAAAcatatttgttcaataacgTGATTAATTTGGAAATTGTTTATCACCTGTCGGTGGCAAACGAAGACCAAGAGAAGTCGATTAATTACTGTCGGATTTTTACCGAACTAGCCGAATCGTTTCTCGAGAAGATTATCAATAGTTGTAGCACGAAATCGTTTCATTATGCGATTAAAGTGCTTGATTTAGTTTTGATTTGTGTGGGACATCACGAATACGAAGTTGCCGAAATCACCTTTAATTTATGGTACGTCCTGAGTGAGGAATTGTATCAGAAGAATAGTAAAGAATTGACCGAATTGTTTCGACCGTACGTTGAAAGATTAATCACAGCGTTATGTAGACACTGTCAAATGGAACCGGATCATGAAGGCTTGCTCGAAGATGGTGACGATTTTAAAGACTTTCGATTAAAAGTCTCCGATTTGGTCAAAGACGTTGTTTTTATCGTTGGAAGTAGCAGTTGTTTTAGACAAATGTTTGTCAATTTGCAAGCACCAGGTGTTACGTGGGATTCCAGCGAAGCCGCCTTGTTCATCATGCAAGCGGTGGCCAAAAATGTCTTGCC GAGTGAAAACGAAGTCGTCCCGAAAGTAGTCGAAGCCATACTTTCCCTCCCCGAAACCACACATATCGCCGTAAAATACACCTCAGTCATGTTATTGGGGGAATTATGCGAATGGATCGAAAAACATCCAAATACACTTGAtccaattttgaattttttggtctGTTGTTTGCCACAGGCCGGTGTTGGTGCAGCTGCTGCAATTTCCTTACAAAGTATCTGTGCAACTTGCAACGATCACATGCCACGACATGTCCCAGTTTTGTTACAATTGTTGCAACAAGTTGATACGTTTGCAATTACGAATAATGCAGTCATTGGATTAGTTAAAGGTGTTGCTGCAATTGTTGGTTGTATGCCACATTGTGATTTAACCGATGCGATGCGAAAATTGTGTTCAATGCAATTGAATCCGTTGTGTCAGCTTATAGAACAGGATGTGGTGCCAGTTAGGGGCACTAAAAGTGATCCGGTTTTGTGGTTGGATAGATTGTCGTCGGTTTTGCGGAATGTCAACGTTAGGCTTTATgaag GCCAGGTGCACCCTTGCAAGCCTGTGATTTTGGAGGTATGGCCTGTCCTTTCGCGCACGTTCGACAAGTACCAAAACGACCTGAGAATAATGGAGCGGTGTTGCCGTTCCGTTCGTTTTATGTTGCGTTGTGTGAGTCAACAAGTCTGTGAGCTTTTGCAAAGTTTAGTCAGTCAAATAGTTCGAATTTACGCAACCTATAAACATTCGTGTTTTCTCTACGTTGGAAGTATACTCGTTGATGAATACGCAACAGATCCAAATTGCGTCCAAGGCCTGTTGGATATGTTGCAAGCTTTCATCGAACCCACATTTCAACTACTTCAGGAAGAAAACGGATTGAGGAATCATCCCGATACCGTGGATGATTTCTTTCGATTATGTTCGAGATTAATGCAGAGAGCGCCAGTACCGATTTTACAATGCGGTGCACTTGTACATATACTACAGTGTAGTTTGATGGCGTGTACTTTGGATCATAAAGAAGCGAATACGTCGGTAATGAAGTTTTTTTATGATCTGATTAATACCGGAAAGTGTGGTAAAAATCAAATTGATTTCGAACAAAGGAAAGTGCTCGTTACGAgtattttaaatgaatatGGACAACAGTTAGTGACGAATTTGCTTCATgcttgtgttttttatttacattcgtATATGTTGAGTGAGGTTGCGGATGTTTTTGTCGAATTGTTAGAATTTGACAGAGAAGCGACAAGTAAATGGTTAGCCAATGGTTTAGACACGTTACCGAAGGAAAGTAACGGGGGGATCATGTCAGCCACTCCTCAACAATTGAACGATATACATGCTTCAATGACTAG gtCAGACACGTCAAAGTCAGTCACACACGCTCTGAAAGATTTGACTAGGTTTTACCGTTAA
- the asp gene encoding abnormal spindle-like microcephaly-associated protein homolog, producing MFLQFSPPVRQQSKKPKPELEPDNAVLSLAPFTPNPKICFENVKIGQTATQNLVIKNPTGHAKELIARITIPEELHFSLSWGGCRIDAQSEETLELVWTPTCEGAWRFNLCVTDDVGTCRNVPIVLKAATLTKSKKGTQKRFPRFVAKKNTSPVQNFKRKSPQKRAILPNITNMPTFTVNPPESEFNGKENFNLSPKIETRRDTYTVNQNIPEIFDDSLENITVVKSPSVSFERRLQSTSFLLTPSNQIDFNPERCSTDEKSIDNTDNFLLTCKPKTLFNDTTFEIVKNLSSETYVKNLSSETYTKSDISDNSPSSFSKKCRLDSLVGNGVKMTIEADLWSCHHTNLVTIREETEPKATPLKRKSDVTFQVTSPKRPNLGFPQEWAKQRNIVVFEPEVVTWLEGQEENFKKWLNAVLTPPLDLDSNAQSHPLDVAKLWRSCMEKEIEVAPTREIVSQRFHNNAKLNALRRAAKALYQTNEIQNVLIKVGAIIDCGKLALRKDRDVHLDLRLQADVMQVILSYNPLWLRIGLETIYGRVIPLNSNSDVRGLTRFLWERFMRDPVLLKKHRSVHSEKYKSEIKQFILKKFLALVFFLDRAKSKKLIAHDPCLFCKNAPIKESQTALTTFARDTVSSMGDITKYLKHFQYTLVHKQSYLNEFDYAVKCLGVDLRDGVRLTRVMEIILLQNNLSEKLRVPTVSRLQKIHNMKIVFEALQRSGFEILYDITPSDIVNGHKEKTLSFLWQIIHKLQTPLMAKSVTLITNWWRSDTIVKKRNELKLIRETKNAAAITIQRYVRMFLAKRRYEKLQNMLKFFKAEKQERAVLIIQRRWRATLAMRNQRTQYQVLREATILIQRRFRAKLLHKSVVFVQRLWRAKLAMRQQLYNYQILKETVKWVQSRVRAKLQFRAFKRLKQAAIFVQRCWRAKCERKLFMEMKNAAIVIQRRFRTKLLYERFKNLRWATIVAQREFRRRQARRMFLMLRNATIFVQSYVRMKLARDQFNRLKRAVIFVQVKWRYQALKKATIFVQRQWRAKIAMIRSKKEFEMLKTNTIVIQRRFRANKVAKLQKERFNSLRKAAILIQRQWRLRKKMIEYRNLRRTVVFLQMKWRAKLATRNAVLQFEELKKAVLVIQRRFRANQLAKIARNNFEELKRVTVFVQRKWREKLEMRRQIANFQALKNATVVIQRRFRAKLEARKYQTLKNATISIQKRWRAILLMRIQLEKYQNLKAVTVCIQRRFRANLARESDRNNFINLKKSVIVIQRRFRANKAGKLQRDRFNTLKEATILIQRKWRLRKTMIEYRNLRRTVVFVQIKWKAKLAARNAVLQFEELKKAVLVIQRRFRANQLAKIARNNFEELKRVTVLVQRRWREKLETRRQIANFQALKSATVVIQRRFRAKLEARKYQILRKATVLIQQRWRATLLMRIELEKYQNLKLATICIQRRFRANLARESDRNNFTNLKKSVIVIQRRFRANKAGKLQRDRFNLLKKSAILIQRKWRLRKTMIEYRNLRRTVAFVQFKWRAKLAARNAVLQFEALKKAVLLIQRRFRANQLAKITRNNFEELKRVTVFVQRRWREKLETRRQVANFQALKSAIIVIQRRFRANLARESDRNNFISLKKATVVIQTKWRAELEMRRERNKYHRLKQSVIAIQRQCRKRLVLENKKKDAASVIIQKYVRGLLVRRKFAKFLTPEAIAQRRENAAATKIQAFWRRYKTQLAQGPEVLRIYERLKKANASAEPQNTVGSRCQKAVQELSSGKLTVGELLRVLKDLEFGTSRCKKFCRKLGEVLARPLYETIIVTNRSPAEMEVSTLACSILINFYRFEPTRSATWIPQLIEKLLSVMLHSCDKETALFPTLCTLFWMFAHNEEYKNFIVSSGNFKHKMRRICELCERKAKMNSKVIIKFQSFFVPYKDLPLPSMTPDWGFELKHKPKTFTNSIHALQCLRNRLNVL from the exons ATGTTTTTGCAA TTTTCGCCCCCTGTTAGACAACAATCCAAAAAACCAAAGCCGGAACTCGAGCCAGATAATGCCGTTTTATCACTGGCCCCTTTCACCCCAAATCCGAAAATTTGTTtcgaaaatgttaaaattggtcaaaCGGCCACTCAAAATCTGGTCATTAAAAATCCGACAGGACATGCAAAAGAA CTGATTGCGAGAATTACAATTCCGGAAGAACTTCATTTTAGTTTGAGTTGGGGTGGCTGTAGGATAGATGCCCAGAGTGAGGAAACACTTGAACTTGTTTGGACCCCCACCTGTGAAGGGGCTTGGAGGTTCAATTTGTGTGTTACTGATGATGTAGGGACGTGCCGAAACGTTCCCATCGTTCTTAAAGCAGCCACTTTGACC AAAAGCAAGAAAGGGACCCAGAAACGTTTCCCTCGCTTTGTGGCCAAGAAAAACACTTCACCGGTCCAAAACTTTAAGCGAAAATCGCCACAAAAGCGAGCAATCCTCCCAAACATTACAAACATGCCAACATTTACCGTAAATCCTCCAGAAAGTGAATTCAACGGTaaagaaaatttcaatttatctCCGAAAATTGAAACACGACGAGATACTTATACCGTAAATCAAAACATCCCCGAGATTTTTGACGACAGTTTAGAAAACATAACGGTGGTAAAATCACCAAGCGTTTCATTTGAACGTCGATTACAATCAACGTCGTTTTTATTAACACCATCGAATCAAATCGATTTCAATCCAGAACGTTGCTCAACCGACGAAAAATCGATCGATAACACTGATAATTTTCTTCTAACATGCAAACCTAAAACTTTATTCAACGACACAACTttcgaaattgtaaaaaacctGAGTAGCGAAACGTATGTTAAAAACCTAAGCTCGGAAACGTACACCAAATCGGACATTTCCGATAATTCACCGTcaagtttttcgaaaaaatgccGCCTTGATAGTCTTGTCGGCAACGGAGTGAAAATGACCATTGAGGCAGATTTGTGGTCATGCCATCACACAAATCTAGTCACAATTCGGGAAGAAACCGAACCGAAAGCCACACCCTTGAAGCGTAAAAGCGACGTTACGTTTCAAGTGACATCACCGAAACGCCCAAATCTGGGATTCCCCCAAGAATGGGCCAAACAACGCAATATTGTTGTTTTCGAACCGGAAGTTGTAACGTGGTTAGAGGGTCAAGAGGAGAATTTCAAAAAGTGGCTCAATGCTGTTTTAACACCACCTTTGGATCTTGATTCAAATGCGCAAAGTCATCCCTTAGACGTAGCCAAATTGTGGCGAAGTTGTATGGAGAAAGAAATCGAAGTGGCACCGACCAGGGAAATTGTCTCGCAACGGTTTCACAACAATGCTAAACTAAACGCGTTAAGGAGAGCCGCTAAGGCGTTGTACCAAACAAACGAAATTCAAAACGTTTTGATTAAAGTTGGCGCGATTATTGATTGTGGCAAACTTGCGTTGCGGAAAGACCGTGATGTACATCTAGATTTGCGTTTGCAGGCCGATGTTATGCAAGtgattttgagttataatCCTCTGTGGTTGCGCATTGGTTTGGAGACGATTTACGGACGGGTGATTCCCCTAAATTCGAATTCGGATGTTAGGGGCTTGACTCGCTTCCTTTGGGAGCGTTTTATGCGGGACCCGGTTTTATTAAAGAAACACCGTTCCGTCCATTCTGAGAAATACAAATCGGAGATCAAACAATTCATTTTGAAGAAATTCCTGGCGTTGGTTTTTTTCCTAGACCGGGCCAAAAGCAAGAAATTGATAGCACATGATCCGtgtttgttttgtaaaaacgCACCAATTAAAGAGAGCCAAACGGCTCTTACGACTTTTGCCCGTGATACGGTTTCGTCAATGGGCGATATTACCAAATATTTGAAACACTTTCAATACACTTTGGTACATAAGCAGAGCTATTTGAATGAGTTTGATTACGCTGTTAAGTGTCTCGGGGTTGATTTACGTGACGGTGTTAGACTAACACGAGTCATGGAAATTATTctattgcaaaataatttgagtgaAAAACTGCGTGTTCCAACAGTCTCACGATTGCAAAAAATCCACAACATGAAAATCGTGTTTGAGGCTTTGCAACGTTCGGGTTTCGAAATTCTCTACGACATTACACCAAGTGACATAGTCAACGGTCACAAAGAGAAAACTCTATCGTTTTTGTGGCAAATTATTCACAAATTGCAAACGCCCCTAATGGCTAAAAGTGTGACATTGATAACAAACTGGTGGCGAAGCGACACAATTGTGAAAAAACGAAACgaattgaaattaattcgtgaaacaaaaaatgcagCAGCTATCACAATCCAACGTTACGTTCGTATGTTTTTGGCCAAACGTCGCtacgaaaaattacaaaatatgcTAAAGTTTTTCAAAGCTGAAAAACAGGAGAGAGCTGTTTTAATCATTCAGAGACGTTGGCGGGCAACTTTAGCTATGCGAAACCAAAGAACACAATACCAAGTTTTACGTGAGGCTACGATTTTGATTCAGAGACGATTTCGGGCcaaattattacacaaaagTGTTGTTTTTGTACAAAGACTGTGGCGAGCGAAATTGGCAATGAGGCAACAATTGTACaattatcaaattttgaaGGAGACAGTTAAATGGGTCCAAAGTCGCGTTAGGGCAAAGTTACAGTTTAGAGCTTTCAAGCGGTTGAAACAAGCTGCGATTTTTGTGCAAAGGTGTTGGAGAGCGAAATGTGAACGGAAACTTTTCATGGAAATGAAAAACGCAGCTATTGTTATCCAGAGGCGTTTTAGAACGAAATTACTTTACGAAAGGTTTAAGAACTTACGATGGGCCACAATTGTGGCTCAGAGAGAATTTAGAAGGAGACAAGCCAGAAGGATGTTTTTAATGTTGCGGAATGCAACGATTTTTGTACAAAGTTACGTTCGCATGAAACTAGCAAGGGACCAGTTTAATAGATTGAAACGAGCTGTGATTTTTGTTCAGGTGAAATGGCGGTACCAAGCGCTTAAAAAGGCTACGATTTTCGTCCAAAGACAGTGGAGGGCTAAAATTGCAATGATTCGTTCGAAGAAAGAGTTTGAAATGTTGAAAACAAATACTATTGTAATTCAGAGACGTTTTCGGGCCAACAAAGTCGCAAAATTACAAAAGGAACGCTTTAATTCGCTCAGAAAAGCCGCAATTTTGATTCAACGCCAGTGGagattgagaaaaaaaatgattgaatATCGTAATTTGAGACGGACTGttgtttttcttcaaatgaaATGGAGGGCTAAATTAGCTACGAGAAACGCAGTTTTGCAATTTGAAGAATTGAAGAAAGCCGTTTTAGTGATTCAAAGGCGTTTTAGAGCGAATCAGTTGGCGAAAATTGCAAGGAACAATTTCGAAGAGTTGAAAcgtgtaactgtttttgttCAGAGAAAATGGAGAGAAAAGTTGGAAATGCGGCGCCAAATTGCCAATTTCCAGGCTTTGAAAAATGCAACTGTTGTCATTCAAAGACGTTTCAGAGCGAAATTGGAGGCGAGAAAATATCAGACTTTGAAAAATGCGACCATTTCGATTCAGAAACGTTGGAGGGCCATTTTATTAATGAGGATCCAATtggaaaaatatcaaaatctGAAAGCTGTGACTGTTTGCATTCAGAGGCGTTTTAGAGCAAATCTTGCTCGCGAAAGCGATCGcaacaattttatcaacttgaaGAAAAGTGTTATTGTGATCCAGAGACGTTTTAGAGCGAATAAAGCTGGAAAATTGCAAAGGGATCGTTTTAATACACTCAAGGAAGCCACAATTTTGATTCAGCGCAAGTGGAGATTGAGAAAAACAATGATTGAATATCGTAATTTGAGACGGACTGTTGTTTTTGTTCAAATCAAATGGAAGGCTAAATTAGCTGCGAGAAACGCAGTTTTGCAATTTGAAGAATTGAAGAAAGCCGTTTTAGTGATTCAAAGGCGTTTTAGAGCGAATCAGTTGGCGAAAATTGCAAGGAACAATTTCGAAGAGTTGAAACGTGTAACAGTTTTGGTTCAGAGAAGATGGAGAGAAAAGTTGGAAACGCGGCGCCAAATTGCCAATTTCCAGGCTTTAAAAAGTGCAACTGTTGTGATTCAACGACGTTTCAGAGCCAAATTGGAGGCGAGAAAATATCAGATTTTGCGGAAAGCTACGGTTTTAATTCAACAACGTTGGCGAGCAACTTTATTGATGAGGATTGAATTGGAAAAATACCAAAATCTGAAATTGGCTACAATTTGCATTCAGAGGCGTTTTAGAGCAAATCTTGCTCGCGAAAGCGATCGAaacaattttaccaatttgaaGAAAAGTGTTATTGTGATCCAGAGGCGTTTTAGGGCGAATAAGGCTGGAAAATTGCAAAGGGATCGTTTTAATTTGCTCAAGAAATCCGCAATTCTGATTCAACGCAAGTGGAGATTGAGAAAAACAATGATTGAATATCGTAATTTGAGACGGACTGTTGCTTTTGTTCAATTCAAGTGGAGGGCTAAATTGGCAGCGAGAAACGCAGTTTTGCAATTTGAAGCATTGAAGAAAGCCGTTTTACTGATTCAAAGGCGTTTTAGAGCGAATCAATTGGCGAAAATTACAAGAAATAATTTCGAAGAGTTGAAACGAGTcacagtttttgttcagagaAGATGGAGGGAGAAGTTGGAAACGAGGCGCCAAGTTGCAAATTTCCAGGCTTTGAAAAGTGCAATTATTGTTATTCAGAGACGTTTTCGAGCAAACCTTGCTCGCGAAAGCGATCGCaacaattttatcagcttgaaaaAAGCCACCGTTGTTATTCAAACAAAATGGAGAGCCGAACTCGAAATGCGGCGTGAAAGAAACAAGTATCACCGTTTGAAACAAAGCGTGATTGCAATTCAAAGACAGTGCCGAAAGCGACTAGTgttggaaaataaaaagaaagacGCAGCAAGTGTCATTATACAGAAGTACGTGAGAGGGCTTTTAGTGCGTCGAAAgtttgccaaatttttaacaCCGGAAGCAATCGCCCAACGGCGGGAAAACGCAGCTGCGACTAAAATTCAGGCTTTTTGGAGGAGGTACAAAACGCAGTTAGCTCAAGGGCCTGAAGTGTTGAGGATTTATGAGAGGTTGAAGAAAGCTAATGCCTCGGCTGAGCCTCAAAATACAGTCGGGTCACGATGCCAGAAAGCCGTTCAAGAGTTGAGTAGCGGGAAATTAACAGTTGGGGAACTGCTTCGAGTTTTGAAGGATTTGG aattcgGGACAAGTCGGTGTAAGAAGTTCTGTCGGAAGTTGGGAGAGGTGTTAGCGCGCCCCCTTTATGAGACTATAATCGTAACGAATCGGTCGCCAGCCGAAATGGAGGTTTCAACACTGGCTTGTTCGATTCTGATCAATTTCTATCGATTTGAACCGACTCGAAGTGCAACCTGGATTCCGCAATTAATCGAGAAATTATTATCTGTGATGTTGCATTCGTGTGATAAGGAAACGGCCTTGTTTCCCACACTTTGTACTTTATTTTGGATGTTTGCACACAACGAAgaatacaaaaatttcatcGTTTCAAGTGGCAATTTTAAGCACAAAATGAGGCGGATTTGTGAACTTTGCGAGCGCAAAGCGAAAATGAACAGCAAAGTTATTATCAAATTTCAGTCGTTTTTTGTGCCGTACAAAGACCTGCCCTTGCCTTCAATGACGCCAGACTGGGGGTTTGAACTCAAACACAAACCCAAGACTTTTACCAACTCTATTCATGCCCTGCAGTGTTTAAGGAATAGACTTaacgttttgtaa